From a region of the Halorussus caseinilyticus genome:
- a CDS encoding helix-turn-helix transcriptional regulator: protein MTAEALPSLVDLHGFQRDVLFAVRALERDGDPPRGLRVKRRLEATYYEEVHHGRLYQNLDALADQNLVSKGAKDGRANEYTTTEAARTILDAHVRGRAEQVGVELAEDENPDAFPSDETPDGQTELGDTEALPTEGEA from the coding sequence GTGACGGCCGAGGCTCTGCCGTCACTTGTAGACCTCCACGGGTTCCAACGAGACGTACTCTTCGCGGTCCGCGCGCTGGAACGGGACGGCGACCCGCCGCGGGGCCTCCGCGTGAAACGCCGGTTGGAAGCGACGTACTACGAGGAAGTCCATCACGGCCGTCTCTACCAGAATCTCGACGCGCTCGCTGACCAAAACCTCGTCTCGAAAGGCGCGAAAGATGGCCGCGCCAACGAGTACACTACCACCGAGGCGGCGCGCACTATCCTCGACGCGCACGTTCGAGGGCGCGCCGAACAGGTCGGCGTCGAACTCGCCGAAGACGAGAACCCCGACGCCTTCCCGAGCGACGAGACGCCGGACGGCCAGACGGAACTCGGCGACACAGAGGCCCTGCCAACGGAGGGCGAAGCGTAG